A genomic segment from Aegilops tauschii subsp. strangulata cultivar AL8/78 chromosome 1, Aet v6.0, whole genome shotgun sequence encodes:
- the LOC109746289 gene encoding 3-ketoacyl-CoA synthase 12-like, with the protein MQARLRTGHGYIICHARHCGRSVDEDTMEPLLLLTVLLLAHAVACMVCTAVARRRRSRCYLVDYACHKPSDDRKVSTEMAGRVIERNNLLGLPDYRFLLRVIVRSGIGEESYCPRNILECREHAPTHRDALDEMDAFFDDAIAELFRRSGFGPRDVDVLVVNVCMFSPAPSLACRIVHRFGMREDVAAYNLSGMGCSAGLISLDLARNVLRTRPTSLALVVSSESIAPNWYTGADRSMMLGNCLFRCGGSAVLLTNDPSLRGRAKMVLRHLVRTNTAADDEAHTCALQREDGNGRVGISLSKALPKAAVRALTLNLRRLAPRVLPVSEIMRFAARHASKKLLSRMHVNTDGRPGPMINLKTGVEHFCVHPGGAKVIEAVKHSLGLHADDVEPSQMTLHRWGNTSASSLWYVLSYMEAKGRLKRGDRALMLTFGSGFKCNSCLWEVTGYMADKGAWADCIDEYPSEIITNPYLDKYSWVNEVQGDIVVF; encoded by the coding sequence ATGCAAGCCAGACTAAGGACGGGGCACGGCTATATAATCTGTCACGCTCGACACTGTGGCCGCAGCGTCGACGAGGACACGATGGAGCCGCTTCTTCTGCTCACCGTTCTCCTCCTTGCGCACGCGGTGGCTTGCATGGTGTGCACGGCCGTCGCCCGTCGGCGGCGCTCGCGGTGCTACCTGGTGGACTACGCGTGCCATAAGCCGTCTGACGACCGCAAGGTGAGCACGGAGATGGCCGGCAGGGTGATCGAGCGTAACAATCTCCTCGGCCTCCCCGACTACCGTTTCCTCCTCCGCGTCATCGTCCGCTCCGGCATCGGCGAGGAGAGCTACTGCCCGCGCAACATCCTCGAGTGCCGCGAGCACGCGCCCACCCACCGGGACGCGCTGGACGAGATGGACGCCTTCTTCGACGATGCCATCGCCGAGCTCTTCCGCAGGAGCGGCTTTGGCCCCCGCGACGTCGACGTGCTCGTCGTCAACGTCTGCATGTTCTCCCCGGCGCCGTCGCTCGCCTGCAGGATCGTGCACCGCTTCGGCATGCGCGAGGACGTCGCGGCCTACAACCTCTCCGGCATGGGGTGCAGCGCCGGCCTGATCTCGCTGGATCTCGCGCGCAACGTGCTGCGGACGCGGCCGACGTCGCTGGCTCTCGTGGTGTCGTCCGAGTCCATCGCGCCCAACTGGTACACCGGCGCCGACAGGTCCATGATGCTGGGCAACTGCCTCTTCCGCTGCGGCGGCTCCGCCGTGCTGCTCACCAACGACCCGTCTCTCCGCGGGCGTGCAAAGATGGTGCTCCGCCATCTCGTGCGCACAaacaccgccgccgacgacgagGCGCACACTTGCGCCCTGCAGCGCGAGGACGGCAACGGGCGCGTAGGGATCAGCCTCAGCAAGGCTTTGCCCAAGGCCGCCGTCCGGGCCTTGACCCTGAACCTGCGGCGCCTCGCCCCGCGCGTGCTCCCCGTGTCCGAGATCATGCGGTTCGCTGCCCGCCACGCGTCCAAGAAGCTTCTATCTCGCATGCACGTGAACACAGACGGACGTCCCGGCCCCATGATCAACCTTAAGACCGGCGTGGAGCACTTCTGCGTTCACCCCGGCGGCGCCAAGGTCATCGAGGCAGTGAAGCACAGCCTTGGGCTCCACGCCGACGACGTGGAGCCTTCACAGATGACGCTGCACCGGTGGGGGAATACGTCGGCGAGCAGCCTGTGGTACGTTCTGTCGTATATGGAGGCCAAGGGGAGGCTAAAGAGAGGGGACAGAGCGCTCATGCTCACCTTCGGGTCGGGATTCAAGTGCAACAGTTGCCTGTGGGAGGTGACCGGCTACATGGCCGATAAGGGCGCGTGGGCAGACTGCATCGATGAATACCCGTCGGAGATCATCACCAACCCCTACCTGGACAAGTACAGCTGGGTTAACGAAGTCCAAGGCGACATCGTCGTGTTTTAG
- the LOC141039155 gene encoding protein FAR1-RELATED SEQUENCE 5-like → MTRLLRTSGNGWYITEHRVKHNHVMTPNCGEMLHWPSHKHIDVYTRDLARNLQKNNINISKVYITIGGFFGTIENVPFTKRVLWNLCGQIGWDEPDDDVKKTIEVFEEVGAKDPDILFRVQANGESRMKNLMWTTGHSWLKYKFFGDVVTFDTTYRTNMYDMPFGLFVRVNNHFQSILLGGVLLRDEEVESFEWVFTEFLRMMGDHCRAMEVAIKTTLPDTVHRCCKWHVLKKAKESLGALYGKRTEFRQEFHKVVKTMLMVDELEEAWAHLIKKYNLKTHSYMTQLFEIREKWVKPQYMGLQFDPSSNESYEEKRTKIPGLVLLANSSIELDASNVYTRAMFEQFGLRRERSGAAWVMDFLGMTEIPEKHIVKRWTKDAREILLERLQHYERDQISSATLTFRNNRMYAQALELVRLGDTSVEAYKILMGLLNQALLVMTPFAKDGLRLEDRVQNKGQPDGAARQRTCNPEADEVNSEHSHPLAGLEPPAKKRNPGRPTNARNIAPYEGMAKRRLRGTNEQLAHSKETPQKILGRRQCAATAAWLDIGRTRADRPAGQGANAETA, encoded by the exons ATGACCAGGCTGTTGAGGACATCGGGTAATGGGTGGTACATAACGGAGCATCGAGTAAAGCACAACCATGTCATGACCCCTAACTGTGGTGAGATGCTGCATTGGCCGTCCCACAAGCACATTGATGTTTACACAAGGGATCTGGCGAGGAACCTGCAGAAGAATAACATCAACATCAGCAAAGTGTACATCACAATTGGAGGGTTCTTCGGGACGATTGAAAATGTGCCTTTCACGAAGAGGGTGCTTTGGAACTTGTGCGGGCAAATAGGTTGGGACGAGCCAGATGACGATGTGAAGAAAACAATTGAAGTGTTCGAGGAAGTAGGTGCAAAGGACCCTGATATTTTGTTCCGGGTTCAGGCTAATGGCGAGAGCAGGATGAAAAATCTAATGTGGACAACAGGGCATAGTTGGCTAAAGTACAAGTTCTTTGGTGATGTTGTCACCTTCGACACCACATACCGGACAAACATGTATGACATGCCATTTGGGCTGTTTGTTCGGGTTAACAATCATTTTCAGAGCATCTTGCTGGGAGGGGTGCTGCTTAGGGATGAAGAAGTAGAAAGCTTTGAGTGGGTTTTCACGGAGTTCCTTAGGATGATGGGTG ATCATTGCAGAGCTATGGAAGTAGCTATAAAAACGACACTTCCGGATACAGTCCACCGGTGTTGCAAATGGCACGTCCTAAAGAAAGCAAAAGAAAGTCTTGGTGCTTTGTATGGCAAGAGAACTGAATTCAGGCAAGAGTTCCACAAGGTTGTCAAGACCATGTTAATGGTGGATGAGTTAGAAGAAGCTTGGGCACATTTGATCAAGAAATACAACCTGAAGACCCACTCGTACATGACTCAGCTATTTGAAATACGAGAGAAATGGGTTAAGCC GCAATACATGGGGCTGCAGTTTGACCCATCATCTAATGAGAGCTACGAGGAGAAGAGAACAAAAATC CCTGGGTTAGTACTGCTGGCCAACTCGTCGATTGAGTTGGATGCAAGCAACGTGTACACTAGGGCCATGTTTGAGCAGTTCGGCCTGCGAAGAGAGAGAAGTGGAGCAGCCTGG GTGATGGATTTTTTGGGGATGACTGAGATCCCAGAGAAGCACATAGTGAAGAGATGGACAAAGGATGCTCGTGAAATACTACTAGAGCGCCTACAGCACTACGAGCGAGATCAGATTAGCTCTGCTACGCTAACTTTCAGAAATAACAGAATGTACGCGCAGGCACTGGAGTTAGTGAGGCTCGGAGACACAAGTGTGGAAGCTTACAAAATTCTGATGGGTCTGTTGAATCAAGCACTGCTGGTGATGACACCGTTTGCGAAGGATGGATTAAGACTGGAGGACCGTGTGCAGAACAAAGGCCAACCAGACGGAGCCGCGAGACAGAGAACATGTAATCCAGAGGCTGATGAAGTGAATTCCGAGCATAGCCATCCTTTAGCAGGTTTGGAACCGCCGGCGAAGAAGAGAAATCCGGGAAGGCCAACGAATGCTAGGAACATAGCACCTTACGAAGGCATGGCGAAGAGGAGATTAAGGGGCACAAACGAACAACTTGCCCACAGCAAGGAGACACCCCAAAAAATCCTAGGAAGGAGGCAATGTGCAGCAACTGCGGCGTGGTTGGACATAGGAAGAACGCGTGCAGACAGACCGGCCGGGCAAGGGGCTAATGCTGAGACTGCATAG